Proteins encoded by one window of Dietzia sp. B32:
- a CDS encoding glycosyltransferase family 2 protein: protein MTTRLPVVTVTYSPGDHLRSFVETLPAATARPVGLVMADNGSTDGVPEAVAAEYGFAEFFPTGGNLGYGTAINRAVTEIAGRPGEFDQEFVLVVNPDVTFEPGSVDELLAAAERWPRAAAFGPRIAEADGSVYPSARAVPRLGAGIGHALLGQVWPRNPWTAGYLDDADMGTERTAGWLSGSCLLLRREAFDALGGFDERYFMYLEDIDLGDRLGRAGWQNVYVPTSVIRHDQGHAARTVPEFTLRAHHRSAYLFQADRHPQAWQAPIRWALRVGLELRCRLAVRTARRAAG from the coding sequence GTGACGACCCGACTACCCGTCGTGACGGTGACGTATTCACCGGGCGACCACCTCCGCAGCTTCGTCGAGACCCTCCCCGCGGCCACGGCCCGGCCGGTCGGGCTGGTCATGGCGGACAACGGGTCGACCGACGGGGTCCCGGAGGCGGTCGCGGCGGAGTACGGATTTGCCGAGTTCTTCCCGACCGGCGGGAACCTGGGCTACGGAACCGCCATCAACCGCGCCGTGACGGAGATCGCGGGTCGTCCGGGGGAGTTCGACCAGGAGTTCGTCCTGGTGGTCAACCCGGATGTGACGTTCGAGCCCGGCTCGGTGGACGAGCTCCTCGCCGCCGCCGAACGCTGGCCACGGGCCGCCGCGTTCGGTCCGCGGATCGCCGAGGCCGACGGGTCGGTGTACCCGTCCGCCCGGGCCGTGCCCCGCCTGGGTGCGGGCATCGGACACGCCCTGCTCGGCCAGGTGTGGCCACGCAACCCGTGGACGGCGGGGTACCTCGACGACGCGGACATGGGGACGGAGCGGACGGCCGGGTGGCTGTCGGGCTCGTGTCTGCTGCTGCGCCGCGAGGCGTTCGACGCCCTGGGCGGGTTCGACGAGCGGTACTTCATGTACCTCGAGGACATCGACCTGGGCGACCGTCTCGGCAGGGCCGGGTGGCAGAACGTCTATGTCCCCACCTCGGTCATCCGCCATGACCAGGGGCACGCGGCGAGGACGGTGCCGGAGTTCACCCTCCGCGCGCACCACCGCAGTGCCTACCTGTTCCAGGCGGACAGGCACCCGCAGGCCTGGCAGGCACCGATACGCTGGGCCCTGAGAGTGGGCCTGGAGCTGCGGTGTCGTCTGGCGGTCCGCACCGCCCGGCGCGCCGCGGGTTGA
- a CDS encoding LCP family protein produces MSAELPATPRRAPGRARGRRHATPARPIASRIGRVVTALVSALCLLVTGVGWTLFNGLASDLTSAGGLDVGDGGLDGAVDILLVGTDNRTDAQGNPLSQEELATIRTGEEEGENTDTILLIRIPEDGSSATAVSIPRDVYVETSSVGGSKINGVYAANKEAYLERAAADAPDGGLTEEDQRAAVKAGRNGLIGAVQELTGVQADHYAEIGLLGFVLLTDAVGGVPVCLNEAVDEPLSGANFRAGVQTVSGSDALSFVRQRHDLPAGDLDRIVRQQAFMSQLVKKILSAGTLADPSKLGALVDAAKRSFVIDENWDFVDFAMKLQDISGGNVRFETIPVTSIDSFTEWGESIVTADPEQVTEFVAGFASTEGDDAAADAPEQTPTGEPVLDPAAVTVSVVNTTAIDGLAAQVSGALTELGYTAGDLLTDPAAAYTSHVAAGSADDEAAFAVSDALGGLPVQVDPALPAGTVRVVLAEDYSGPTSEAAGVESASPATTTYAPLPPSIAERPTFDAGGSDVPCVN; encoded by the coding sequence ATGAGCGCCGAGCTGCCAGCGACTCCCCGTCGCGCCCCCGGTCGGGCGCGGGGCAGGCGTCACGCTACTCCTGCCCGCCCGATCGCGTCCCGGATCGGACGCGTCGTGACGGCTCTGGTCTCCGCGCTGTGCCTCCTGGTCACCGGCGTCGGATGGACCCTTTTCAACGGGCTCGCCTCGGACCTGACCTCCGCGGGCGGTCTCGACGTGGGCGATGGTGGCCTCGACGGCGCCGTGGACATCCTGCTCGTGGGCACCGACAACCGGACCGACGCCCAGGGCAATCCGCTCAGCCAGGAGGAGCTCGCCACGATCCGGACCGGCGAGGAGGAGGGCGAGAACACCGATACGATCCTGCTCATCAGGATCCCCGAGGACGGCAGTTCCGCCACCGCCGTCTCCATCCCCCGCGACGTGTACGTGGAGACCAGCTCGGTCGGTGGGAGCAAGATCAACGGCGTCTACGCGGCCAACAAGGAGGCCTACCTCGAGCGCGCCGCGGCCGACGCCCCGGACGGCGGACTCACCGAGGAGGACCAACGCGCGGCGGTCAAGGCCGGACGCAACGGGCTCATCGGCGCCGTCCAGGAACTCACCGGAGTGCAGGCCGACCACTACGCGGAGATCGGGCTCCTGGGTTTCGTCCTGCTCACCGATGCGGTCGGCGGCGTCCCCGTCTGCCTCAACGAGGCCGTGGACGAGCCGCTGTCGGGCGCGAACTTCCGGGCCGGGGTCCAGACGGTTTCCGGGTCCGACGCGCTGAGCTTCGTGCGCCAGCGCCATGATCTGCCCGCGGGCGACCTCGATCGCATCGTGCGCCAGCAGGCGTTCATGTCCCAGCTCGTCAAGAAGATCCTCTCCGCCGGCACGCTGGCGGACCCCTCGAAGCTCGGTGCGCTGGTCGACGCGGCCAAGCGGTCCTTCGTGATCGACGAGAACTGGGACTTCGTCGACTTCGCCATGAAGCTCCAGGACATCAGCGGCGGCAACGTGCGGTTCGAGACCATCCCGGTCACCAGCATCGACTCGTTCACGGAGTGGGGCGAGTCCATCGTGACCGCCGACCCCGAACAGGTCACGGAGTTCGTGGCCGGTTTCGCCAGCACCGAGGGCGACGACGCCGCGGCCGACGCGCCGGAACAGACCCCCACCGGCGAACCGGTCCTCGACCCCGCAGCGGTGACGGTGTCCGTGGTCAACACCACTGCCATCGACGGCCTGGCCGCCCAGGTCTCCGGTGCCCTCACCGAGCTCGGCTACACGGCGGGCGACCTGCTCACCGACCCGGCCGCCGCGTACACCTCACACGTGGCCGCGGGTTCCGCCGACGACGAGGCCGCCTTCGCCGTGTCGGACGCCCTCGGCGGGCTGCCGGTGCAGGTCGACCCCGCGTTGCCCGCCGGCACCGTCCGCGTCGTCCTGGCCGAGGACTACAGCGGCCCCACCAGTGAGGCCGCGGGTGTCGAGTCCGCCTCCCCCGCCACCACCACCTACGCGCCGTTGCCGCCGTCCATCGCGGAACGCCCGACCTTCGACGCGGGCGGCTCGGACGTACCCTGCGTCAACTGA
- a CDS encoding TIGR03089 family protein — MNTAADTVLQPLLALDPGSPMVTHYDQAAPSRVELSVTSTANWAAKIAGLLRDELGVMPGDVIVCDLPAHWLTAGVLLGAWWAGAEVCTGAADDAVVVVTVPERLDRHSTDVETLLMTTDPMGRPLAASGVEIPPGVTDLAEACRIHPDAFAPSGRGPLALDGAPLADLADPALAGRALVAGTERDDVVQVLARVFASGGTAVLVTGAEADDPSVADVAATERTTLTL; from the coding sequence GTGAACACCGCAGCCGACACCGTCCTCCAGCCGCTCCTCGCGCTCGACCCGGGGTCCCCCATGGTCACCCACTACGACCAGGCCGCCCCGTCGCGTGTCGAGTTGTCGGTGACCTCGACCGCGAACTGGGCCGCGAAGATCGCCGGACTCCTGCGCGACGAACTCGGGGTGATGCCGGGGGACGTGATCGTGTGCGACCTGCCCGCCCACTGGCTCACCGCGGGCGTCCTGCTGGGCGCCTGGTGGGCGGGCGCGGAGGTGTGCACGGGGGCCGCGGACGACGCCGTCGTCGTCGTCACCGTCCCCGAACGCCTCGACCGCCACTCCACCGACGTCGAGACCCTCCTCATGACCACGGACCCGATGGGCCGCCCCCTGGCGGCCTCCGGCGTCGAGATCCCCCCGGGCGTCACCGACCTCGCCGAGGCCTGCCGCATCCACCCGGACGCCTTCGCACCCTCGGGCCGGGGCCCGCTCGCCCTGGACGGCGCACCACTGGCCGACCTGGCGGACCCGGCGTTGGCCGGCCGTGCTCTCGTGGCGGGCACCGAGCGGGACGACGTGGTGCAGGTCCTGGCCCGGGTGTTCGCCTCCGGGGGAACGGCGGTCCTCGTCACCGGGGCCGAGGCGGACGATCCCTCGGTCGCCGACGTCGCGGCCACCGAGCGCACCACGCTCACCCTCTGA
- a CDS encoding acyl-CoA dehydrogenase family protein codes for MSGNPDFDLYRPAEEHEELRAAIRALSEKEIEPHAAAVDEDERFPQEALDALNASGFNAVHVPEEYGGQGADSVAACIVIEEVARVCGSSSLIPAVNKLGTMGLILAGGEELKQKVLREIAEGKMASYALSEREAGSDAAAMRTRAKADGDDWILNGSKAWITNGGKSTWYTVMAVTDPEKGANGISAFMVHADDEGFGVSKTEKKLGIKGSPTAELYFENVRIPGDRIIGEPGTGFKTALQTLDHTRPTIGAQAVGMAQGALDAAVAYTKERKQFGRAISDFQNTQFMLADMAMKVQAARLMVYTAAANAERGSAPGGEKLGFMAAASKTFASDVAMEVTTNAVQLFGGAGYTRDFPVERMMRDAKITQIYEGTNQINRMVMARQILA; via the coding sequence ATGTCCGGTAACCCCGACTTCGACCTGTACCGCCCGGCGGAGGAGCACGAAGAGCTCCGGGCCGCGATCCGAGCGCTGTCGGAGAAGGAGATCGAGCCCCACGCCGCGGCCGTCGACGAGGACGAGCGGTTCCCTCAGGAGGCGCTCGACGCGCTCAACGCCTCGGGCTTCAACGCGGTCCACGTGCCCGAGGAATACGGCGGGCAGGGCGCGGACTCCGTGGCGGCCTGCATCGTGATCGAGGAGGTCGCCCGCGTCTGCGGCTCGTCCTCGCTGATCCCCGCCGTCAACAAGCTCGGCACCATGGGCCTCATCCTGGCCGGTGGCGAGGAGCTCAAGCAGAAGGTCCTGCGCGAGATCGCCGAGGGCAAGATGGCCTCCTACGCGCTGTCCGAGCGAGAGGCCGGTTCCGATGCGGCGGCCATGCGCACCCGCGCCAAGGCTGACGGCGACGACTGGATCCTCAACGGCAGCAAGGCGTGGATCACCAACGGCGGCAAGTCCACCTGGTACACCGTCATGGCCGTGACGGACCCCGAGAAGGGCGCCAACGGGATCTCCGCGTTCATGGTCCACGCCGACGACGAGGGCTTCGGTGTCTCCAAGACCGAGAAGAAGCTCGGCATCAAGGGCTCGCCCACCGCGGAGCTGTACTTCGAGAACGTCCGCATCCCGGGCGACCGGATCATCGGCGAGCCGGGCACCGGGTTCAAGACGGCCCTGCAGACCCTCGACCACACCCGCCCCACCATCGGCGCGCAGGCCGTGGGGATGGCGCAGGGCGCCCTGGACGCGGCTGTCGCCTACACCAAGGAGCGCAAGCAGTTCGGCCGCGCGATCTCCGACTTCCAGAACACGCAGTTCATGCTGGCCGACATGGCCATGAAGGTGCAGGCCGCGCGTCTGATGGTCTACACGGCCGCCGCCAACGCCGAGCGCGGGAGCGCGCCCGGCGGGGAGAAGCTGGGCTTCATGGCCGCCGCGTCCAAGACCTTCGCCTCGGACGTGGCCATGGAGGTCACCACCAACGCGGTGCAGCTCTTCGGTGGCGCCGGGTACACGCGTGACTTCCCGGTCGAGCGCATGATGCGCGACGCCAAGATCACGCAGATCTACGAGGGCACCAACCAGATCAACCGCATGGTCATGGCGCGTCAGATCCTGGCCTGA
- the purE gene encoding 5-(carboxyamino)imidazole ribonucleotide mutase yields MTDRQDGPQVGLIMGSDSDWPTMEAAAEALAEFGIPFEVGVVSAHRTPQKMLDYARSAAGRGIRVVIAGAGGAAHLPGMVASATPLPVIGVPVPLKHLDGMDSLLSIVQMPAGVPVATVSIGGARNAGLLAVRILAASDPALRERMEAFQAELEAMVERKDEALRRQLLG; encoded by the coding sequence ATGACCGATCGACAGGACGGGCCTCAGGTCGGTCTGATCATGGGCAGCGATTCCGACTGGCCCACCATGGAGGCCGCCGCGGAGGCGCTCGCCGAGTTCGGCATCCCCTTCGAGGTCGGGGTGGTCTCGGCCCACCGCACACCGCAGAAGATGCTCGACTACGCGCGCTCGGCTGCGGGTCGGGGGATCCGCGTGGTGATCGCCGGCGCCGGGGGTGCCGCCCACCTGCCCGGGATGGTCGCCTCGGCGACGCCGCTGCCGGTCATCGGTGTCCCCGTGCCGCTCAAGCACCTCGACGGCATGGATTCGCTGCTGTCGATCGTGCAGATGCCCGCCGGCGTCCCCGTGGCCACCGTGTCGATCGGCGGGGCGCGGAACGCGGGTCTGCTGGCAGTGCGGATCCTCGCCGCCTCCGACCCCGCCCTGCGCGAGCGGATGGAGGCGTTCCAGGCCGAGCTGGAGGCGATGGTAGAGCGCAAGGACGAGGCCCTGCGTCGGCAGTTGCTCGGCTGA
- a CDS encoding 5-(carboxyamino)imidazole ribonucleotide synthase: MGDVNDDSRIRRNPLGTPVVAMIGGGQLARMTHQAAVALGQTLRVLAADPQDPAAQVTPDVVMGAHDDPEAVRAAAEGADVMTFDHEHVPPQILLDLEAAGVAVRPRASALIHAQDKLVMRRALAEIGAPVPPFTGVDSLEDVRRFHAEQDGNIVLKAARGGYDGRGVWMPDSLEEAERIADSQLAAGVPMMAEARVPWTRELSAMVARSPFGQGAVWPVVETVQRDGICSVAIAPAPGLPDELRSAVQATALRLAEHLDVTGVMAVELFEVIGSDGRPGVLVNELAMRPHNSGHWTMDGATTSQFEQHLRAVLDYPLGSTVPTAPLTVMANVLGAPETPGMSMDERVHHLAARFPHAKVHLYGKSERHGRKIGHVNVLADPGVDPDDADQVSTVRAVAELAAHWLSHAQWADGWDPHTGAPAGDFER, encoded by the coding sequence ATGGGCGACGTGAACGACGACTCGCGCATCCGCCGCAATCCCCTCGGCACGCCCGTCGTGGCGATGATCGGCGGGGGACAACTCGCCCGCATGACCCACCAGGCGGCCGTCGCCCTCGGCCAGACGCTGCGCGTGCTCGCCGCCGACCCGCAGGACCCGGCCGCCCAGGTCACGCCGGACGTGGTCATGGGTGCCCACGATGACCCCGAGGCCGTCCGTGCCGCCGCGGAGGGCGCCGACGTGATGACCTTCGACCACGAGCACGTGCCCCCGCAGATCCTGCTCGACCTCGAGGCGGCCGGCGTCGCGGTGCGGCCCCGCGCGTCCGCACTCATCCACGCGCAGGACAAGCTGGTCATGCGTCGGGCGCTGGCGGAGATCGGTGCCCCCGTCCCGCCGTTCACCGGCGTCGACTCGCTCGAGGACGTCCGTCGCTTCCACGCCGAGCAGGACGGGAACATCGTCCTCAAGGCCGCGCGCGGCGGGTACGACGGACGCGGGGTGTGGATGCCGGACTCCCTCGAGGAGGCCGAGCGGATCGCCGACTCCCAGCTCGCGGCCGGCGTGCCGATGATGGCCGAGGCCCGCGTCCCGTGGACGCGGGAGCTGTCCGCGATGGTGGCCCGCTCGCCGTTCGGGCAGGGCGCCGTGTGGCCGGTCGTCGAGACCGTCCAGCGTGACGGGATCTGCTCCGTGGCGATCGCGCCCGCCCCCGGCCTGCCGGACGAGCTCCGCTCCGCCGTACAGGCCACCGCGCTGCGACTGGCCGAGCACCTCGACGTGACCGGCGTGATGGCCGTGGAGCTGTTCGAGGTCATCGGCTCGGACGGCCGCCCGGGGGTCCTGGTCAACGAACTGGCGATGCGGCCCCACAACTCCGGCCACTGGACCATGGACGGGGCCACCACCAGCCAGTTCGAGCAGCACCTCCGGGCCGTGCTCGACTACCCGCTCGGCTCCACCGTCCCCACCGCGCCCCTCACCGTCATGGCCAACGTGCTCGGAGCCCCCGAGACGCCCGGGATGAGCATGGACGAGCGGGTCCACCATCTCGCCGCCAGGTTCCCGCACGCCAAGGTGCACCTGTACGGCAAGTCCGAACGGCACGGCCGCAAGATCGGACACGTCAACGTGCTCGCCGACCCGGGCGTCGACCCGGACGACGCGGACCAGGTGTCCACCGTCCGCGCGGTCGCCGAACTCGCGGCCCACTGGCTCTCCCACGCGCAGTGGGCCGACGGCTGGGACCCCCACACGGGGGCTCCCGCCGGGGACTTCGAACGCTGA
- a CDS encoding PH domain-containing protein, which yields MGFIRSVLAPGETLIVHTHPHWRALARPALVTVIGAGLAGIAGGFIEVQVVHAADRTATWAMVAVLYALIVLRLGLWPLIRWARTDLVVTDERVLYRPAGSSRRCVDVPLRRISAVRFRHTLTDRALGTGCLILELGHLPPVEIDHVPEVARVHAAVYDELMRLPPPPPPTPAVAGPRFRWGLPGRR from the coding sequence GTGGGTTTCATCCGATCGGTCCTCGCGCCGGGGGAGACGCTCATCGTCCACACCCACCCGCACTGGCGCGCCCTCGCGCGCCCCGCGCTGGTGACGGTCATCGGGGCCGGCCTCGCGGGTATCGCCGGCGGCTTCATCGAGGTGCAGGTGGTCCACGCAGCCGACCGCACGGCGACCTGGGCCATGGTGGCGGTGCTGTACGCGCTGATCGTCCTCCGGTTGGGGCTGTGGCCGTTGATCCGGTGGGCGCGGACCGACCTGGTGGTCACCGACGAGAGGGTGCTCTACCGACCGGCCGGGTCCTCGCGACGGTGCGTGGACGTGCCGCTGCGCAGGATCAGCGCCGTCAGGTTCCGCCACACCCTCACCGACCGCGCCCTGGGCACGGGTTGCCTCATCCTCGAACTCGGTCACCTGCCACCGGTGGAGATCGACCACGTCCCGGAGGTGGCCCGCGTCCACGCGGCCGTCTATGACGAGCTCATGCGACTGCCGCCCCCGCCCCCGCCGACTCCCGCCGTCGCGGGGCCGCGGTTCCGATGGGGGCTCCCGGGGCGTCGGTGA
- a CDS encoding biotin--[acetyl-CoA-carboxylase] ligase, which translates to MSGRPHTLGVVHADSGPETQPRLDADALRRVLVQGPDAPYSSLEVVDDIGSTNAELIARATGGAPDRSVLLAEHQASGRGRLGRVWTAPPRTQVAVSVLLRPGAVSPTLFGWLPLVTGLAVRDGLREAGGVDATLKWPNDVLVDGRKIAGILAEMTTVPGGGDFPVRLPAVVVGVGINVSLTREQLPVPHATSLALAGGSGDRDAVARAVLEALALRHRQWRECERGSGSTVSDLLMTTYTEACSTIGAEVRVELPGDVVRTGRADRVDHDGRLVVVDPDGEFAVAAGDVTHVRGAGGRWGG; encoded by the coding sequence ATGTCGGGCCGGCCGCATACGCTGGGGGTCGTGCACGCAGATTCCGGTCCCGAGACCCAGCCCAGGTTGGACGCCGACGCGCTCCGTCGTGTTCTTGTCCAGGGCCCGGACGCGCCGTATTCCTCGCTCGAGGTGGTCGACGACATCGGGTCGACGAACGCGGAGTTGATCGCCCGGGCGACCGGGGGTGCGCCCGATCGCAGCGTATTGCTGGCCGAACACCAGGCGTCCGGACGCGGTCGTCTCGGTCGGGTGTGGACCGCCCCGCCCCGCACACAGGTCGCGGTCAGCGTCCTGCTCCGCCCCGGGGCCGTCTCCCCGACCCTGTTCGGGTGGCTGCCCCTCGTCACCGGTCTCGCGGTGCGGGACGGGCTGCGCGAGGCCGGTGGCGTCGACGCGACCCTCAAGTGGCCCAACGACGTCCTGGTGGACGGGCGCAAGATCGCCGGGATCCTCGCCGAGATGACCACCGTGCCGGGCGGCGGGGACTTCCCGGTCCGCCTGCCGGCCGTCGTGGTGGGGGTGGGGATCAACGTCTCGCTCACCCGTGAGCAGCTACCCGTTCCCCACGCCACCTCCCTCGCCCTCGCCGGGGGGTCGGGCGACCGGGACGCCGTGGCCCGCGCGGTCCTCGAGGCGCTGGCCCTGCGTCACCGCCAGTGGCGCGAGTGCGAGCGCGGGAGCGGATCGACCGTCTCCGACCTGCTCATGACGACCTACACCGAAGCCTGCTCCACCATCGGCGCCGAGGTGAGGGTCGAGCTGCCCGGGGACGTCGTGCGGACCGGGCGGGCGGACAGGGTCGATCATGACGGTCGTCTCGTCGTCGTCGACCCCGACGGTGAGTTCGCCGTCGCCGCCGGCGACGTCACCCACGTCCGCGGCGCCGGCGGTCGGTGGGGCGGCTGA